A region of Theileria annulata chromosome 2, complete sequence, *** SEQUENCING IN PROGRESS *** DNA encodes the following proteins:
- a CDS encoding splicing factor 3 subunit 1, putative (all_bases.cand.1492 - splicing factor 3 subunit 1, PF01805 Surp module (SWAP domain)), producing MYKSEDIIFPPSFIRSVIDKTAEFVAKNGEQFVSKLRLDQSNASLNDNIKFTFLDPGNAYHLYYKLKLSELQGNKVPDLNPSIPQAILDKREKLELKTKHKERLLALSDFRHSSESLQKPEDDVFSFTMPFISALDFEVIKNTALFVARNGHKFLVDLNKREKNNPQYDFLNPSHYLFTFFSNLTDSYTKCLLPPRSQIDKLNQISKNKLFYLQLCQKRADWDANEAEKLESEQMKRQEEKLEMMSLDWYSFFIAETIKFNENDDDLPPPIDFSDPEALLRFSYNSLFGTKTDVPVQETNLVKDLEEIENKIDISEQLVNSQVLSETEENQTKTEPDDSTQPSKFSDPPSNVPPRENTLIVQEGDETIKVKKSYSRRRKQSGTIMQKCPITGQLVPSSEMSEHLRIVLLDPKWKEQKDKFMQKAMAESALAPEEDVGSNLLKFVSSRPDLFGSADEEVNDHKESNHYSKGNMKYVACDIDTKRKKL from the exons atgtataaatCTGAGGATATTATTTTCCCTCCTTCTTTTATCAGATCTGTCATCGACAAAACTGCTGAGTTCGTTGCAAAGAATGGAGAACAGTTCGTATCCAAACTTCGCCTCGATCAATCTAACGCTTCTctaaatgataatattaaatttacatttttgGACCCTGGAAATGCctatcatttatattacaaacTAAAATTATCCGAACTTCAGGGAAATAAag ttCCCGATCTTAATCCTTCAATTCCACAAGCAATCTTGGATAAAAGagaaaaattagaattGAAAACTAAACATAAAGAAAGACTACTGGCACTATCGGATTTTAGGCATTCATCAGAATCTCTACAGAAGCCAGAAGATGACGTATTCTCATTTACAATGCCATTTATATCAGCACTCGACTT tgAAGTTATAAAGAACACAGCATTGTTTGTTGCTAGAAATGGGCACAAATTCCTTGTCGACCTAAATAAAAGAGAAAAAAACAACCCACAATACGATTTTCTGAACCCATCACACTACCTATTCACATTTTTTAGTAACCTAACAGACTCGTACACAAAATGCTTGCTGCCGCCAAGATCACAAATAGATAAACTGAACCAAATAAGTAAAAACAAACTATTTTATCTACAACTGTGCCAAAAAAGAGCTGATTGGGATGCAAATGAAGCAGAAAAACTTGAATCGGAACAAATGAAAAGACAAGAGGAAAAGTTGGAGATGATGTCACTGGATTGGTATTCGTTTTTTATCGCGGaaacaataaaattcaATGAG AATGATGATGATTTGCCACCACCTATTGACTTTTCAGACCCAGAAGCATTATTAAGATTTTCATATAATTCACTTTTTGGCACAAAAACTGATGTACCAGTTCAAGAA aCTAACCTGGTAAAGGATCTTGAggaaattgaaaataaaattgatatttcGGAGCAGCTGGTTAATTCACAAGTATTGTCGGAAACTGAAGAAAATCAGACAAAGACAGAGCCGGATGACTCAACACAACCATCAAAGTTTTCAGACCCTCCTTCAAATGTGCCTCCAAGAGAAAATACCCTGATTGTTCAG GAAGGAGATGAAACTATCAAGGTTAAGAAGTCGTATTCCAGGAGAAGGAAACAGTCTGGAACAATTATGCAAAAATGTCCCATAACAGGACAACTTGTACCGTCATCAGAGATGTCTGAACACTTGAGAATCGTGCTTCTGGATCCCAAATGGAA AGAACAGAAGGACAAATTCATGCAGAAGGCCATGGCGGAATCCGCTCTGGCGCCAGAAGAGG acGTTGGAAGCAATCTGCTAAAGTTCGTATCTAGCAGACCGGATTTATTTGGTTCCGCAGACGAGGAg gTCAATGACCACAAGGAATCAAACCACTATTCTAAAGGTAACATGAAATACGTAGCATGTGATATAGACACGAAGCGtaagaaattataa